From Cataglyphis hispanica isolate Lineage 1 chromosome 3, ULB_Chis1_1.0, whole genome shotgun sequence, a single genomic window includes:
- the LOC126859276 gene encoding dehydrogenase/reductase SDR family protein 7-like, which produces MNMKRQEETLAGWSIIWWLFKLFGIPVTIPWLIYHLFDIVQQKRKRAALSSKVVMITGASSGLGEALAHTFYRYGCRIILVSRRKEELERVKNDLINTHQTVPTHPPIVLPLDLTEINNLEDEVSKAIMVHGRIDILINNAGISYRGEVINTNVDVDIKVMLSNYFSQVALSKIILPFMIEQQSGHIVGISSVQGRIAIPFRSAYAASKHALQAWYDTARAELFDKNIKFTVVNPGYIKTSLSLNALTGNGQVYGLMDKTTESGYQPEYVAECVLKSILKQEKEVTIAPFSPKAAIVLRTLFPSLFFWIMQRRARKSAKNK; this is translated from the exons ATGAACATGAAACGACAGGAAGAAACTTTAGCGGGTTGGAGCATTATATGGTggttgtttaaattatttggtaTTCCAGTAACCATCCCTTGGCTGATATATCACCTTTTTGATATTGTGCAGCAGAAACGGAAAAGAGCAGCTCTTAGCAGCAag GTGGTAATGATAACTGGTGCCAGTTCCGGCTTGGGAGAAGCTTTGGCTCATACATTCTACCGCTATGGTTGTAGAATCATCTTAGTATCTCGCAGAAAAGAAGAACTGGAGAgagtaaaaaatgatttgataaATACCCATCAA ACAGTTCCAACTCATCCACCCATTGTTTTGCCATTAGATTTAACTGAAATTAATAACTTGGAAGATGAAGTGTCAAAGGCTATAATGGTACATGGcagaattgatattttaataaataatgctgGCATTTCGTATAGAGGCGaagttattaatacaaatgttGATGTAGATATAAAAGTCATGCtgtcaaattatttctctcaagTTGCATTGAGCAAAA TTATTCTTCCATTCATGATAGAACAGCAATCTGGCCATATAGTTGGTATAAGTAGTGTACAAGGGAGAATTGCTATACCATTTAG ATCTGCATATGCTGCATCTAAGCATGCGTTACAAGCTTGGTATGATACCGCTAGAGCAGAACtgtttgacaaaaatattaagtttacaGTTGTTAATCCAGGATACATTAaaacatctctttctcttaatgCTTTAACAGGAAATGGACAAGTATATGGAT taATGGACAAAACAACTGAAAGTGGTTATCAACCAGAGTATGTAGCTGAATgtgttttaaaatcaatattgaagCAAGAGAAAGAAGTTACTATCGCACCATTTTCCCCAAAGGCTGCTATAGTACTTAGAACTTTATTTCCTTCGCTCTTCTTCTGGATTATGCAAAGACGTGCAAGAAAATCagcaaagaataaataa
- the LOC126859246 gene encoding aromatic-L-amino-acid decarboxylase-like: protein MNIEEFRVRGKEMVDYICDFMSNIHTRRVTPDVGPGYLRPLLPSGPPNDPESWDEIMKDVESKIMPGITHWQHPRFHAYFPAGNSFPSILGDMLSDAIGCIGFSWAASPACTELETIVCDWFGKAIGLPTDFLYFSEGSKGGGVIQGSASECILVCMLAARAQAIARLKESPAHAHLDETALLGKLMAYCSRESHSSVEKDAMISFVKLRILEPDEKSVLRGETLRQAIESDVAEGYVPFFVSTTLGTTACCSFDNLKEIGPVCKKYPGIWLHVDAAYAGNAFICPELKYLMVGVEYADSFNTNTNKFLLTNFDCSCLWVRDRFKLTSALVVDPLYLQHTHADTAIDYRHWSIALSRRFRSLKLWFVMRSYGISGLQAYIRNHVKLAKRFETLVKKDSRFEVCNDVVLGLVCFRAKGSDKLNQKLLSTINDSGKIHMIPARVNQRYTIRFALTAPNATARDVDIAWSIITDYLSELLEFNDVMDELADIREKKRKATLEQRRSFFVRMVSDPAIQPGFTKTPNRTGAKLDTQATIGGIGSNTQSGTKSWISWPLAYLMQAKEAADTSELSLRFRHLDTMVRLKAGGTGSRRGSSNGCSPDPSPSASPSRGRSPNGRA, encoded by the exons ATGAATATCGAAGAATTCCGCGTCCGTGGTAAGGAAATGGTAGATTACATCTGCGATTTCATGAGCAATATTCATACTAGAAGAGTCACGCCAGACGTCGGTCCTGGCTACCTTAGGCCTCTATTGCCATCAGGACCGCCGAATGATCCGGAGTCATGGGATGAGATCATGAAGGACGTGGAATCGAAGATTATGCCGGGC ATTACACATTGGCAGCATCCAAGGTTCCACGCCTACTTCCCGGCGGGAAATTCCTTTCCCTCTATTCTCGGTGATATGCTATCGGATGCCATAGGCTGCATTGGATTTTCTTGG GCGGCCAGTCCGGCCTGCACGGAACTGGAGACGATAGTCTGTGATTGGTTCG GCAAGGCAATTGGATTGCCAACGGATTTCCTGTACTTTAGCGAAGGCAGTAAAGGTGGAGGCGTTATACAG GGCTCGGCATCGGAATGCATCCTCGTGTGCATGCTGGCTGCACGAGCACAAGCAATTGCGAGACTCAAGGAATCTCCCGCACATGCACACTTAGACGAAACCGCGCTGCTTGGGAAGCTGATGGCATATTGCAGCCGGGAAAGTCATAGTTCTGTCGAGAAGGATGCTATGATATCCTTCGTGAAACTGCGTATCCTCGAGCCGGACGAGAAGAGCGTACTTCGCGGGGAGACCTTGCGACAA GCGATCGAAAGTGATGTAGCTGAAGGCTACGTTCCTTTTTTTGTCTCAACGACTCTCGGCACAACCGCTTGTTGTTCTTTCGATAATCTTAAGGAAATTGGTCcggtttgtaaaaaatatccaGGG ATCTGGCTCCACGTAGACGCCGCTTATGCCGGAAACGCTTTCATCTGTCCAGAATTGAAATATCTGATGGTCGGCGTCGAATACGCCGATTCCTTCAATACCAATACTAACAAAttcttattgacaaatttcgATTGTTCCTGTCTCTGGGTTCGCGACAGATTTAAGCTTACCAGCGCGCTTGTTGTGGATCCGTTATATCTCCAGCACACACACGCGGATACAGCTATAGACTATCG ACACTGGAGTATAGCGTTGAGTAGACGATTCCGCTCATTAAAATTATGGTTCGTAATGAGAAGTTATGGTATATCTGGGCTGCAAGCCTATATCCGAAATCATGTTAAACTTGCTAAAAGATTCGAAACACTTGTTAAAAAAGATTCTAGATTCGAAGTTTGCAATGATGTCGTG CTGGGCTTGGTATGTTTCCGCGCTAAAGGCAGCGATAAACTGAATCAGAAATTATTGAGCACCATTAATGATTCGGGAAAGATACATATGATCCCGGCGCGAGTAAATCAACGTTACACGATACGTTTCGCGCTCACTGCACCTAATGCAACTGCCAGAGATGttg ACATAGCATGGAGCATTATAACGGACTATCTATCCGAATTATTGGAATTCAAC GACGTAATGGATGAGCTGGCGGACATTcgcgaaaagaagagaaaggcCACCTTGGAGCAACGAAGATCCTTCTTCGTGCGTATGGTATCTGATCCTGCGATTCAGCCAGGCTTCACAAAGACTCCGAACAGAACAGGAGCTAAACTCGACACGCAGGCAACGATCGGCGGTATCGGATCAAACACTCAATCCGGAAC AAAATCTTGGATATCCTGGCCGCTTGCTTATCTCATGCAGGCAAAAGAAGCCGCTGATACCAGTGAATTATCACTtag ATTTCGCCACTTGGACACTATGGTGCGTCTGAAGGCTGGCGGTACCGGAAGTCGTCGCGGTAGCAGTAACGGATGCAGTCCGGATCCGTCCCCATCCGCTTCGCCCTCGCGTGGCAGGTCGCCCAATGGCCGGGCGTAA
- the LOC126859230 gene encoding zinc finger protein 420-like codes for METHESEQYVTFPLDSVHDAIQENMISHEEICEPVECVDECVLQEDLTEVSVSNANNTDIAESHEAVEILTEQSDEEDDNQVVYPMYIKQEEQQQYTSGDDESMAVEALRQLGGMYPCFENKKISCPICKCLFTQEEMVEHQSVCTVSKLSCITCGERFERKIDLNNHMVCHQVDRPHACRTCGNLFRSKSSLQAHMLQVHQVERPHKCTICGLDFQRPSSLSNHMKIHTYVAGRAIMQSQGNNISQSVETFRKWPENASDSQNTSQMPSSSVQSIQNYDVCQVQWPVSSYNFHNEQSTVTTISNHQEKMDTLQEFTVMPNGEVTQFSEYTEQNNISNPVNNSQHYDISINSFNTPDGIVKVETLSYNNANKKSYGKIETNSSKHYACKHCGVNFSRATALASHEKIHTSKNWNMPIECEYCDKQFQNGNHLANHQITCAKKIMQNNIEQGVPNSKWGKHACSECGKKFTTKQKMFRHQWIHRKKTHSCEVCGLQFEKQNELDEHRLSAHPGDSPFTCTECGKSFVSRQGLWEHGRTHAGSPAHFQCDTCSKTFSSRQGYLIHNRTHTGERPYGCKFCWKAFRDGGTLRKHERIHTGERPHVCPLCSRAFNQKVVLREHVRWVHAAGKNETEASSPPYPCPLCGALNQDRDELCAHIVKHSDQMIAEAKAKTNNETSPKSKSTKKKSSKSTSLCNARAKQNAALEHFISKTEQNEALLSITDTSDKSDDLHVMNEKQNNTFVVVTTEKRNDGFIAISELKHSNIRFIVEGKEDENIHVLQVDQNHRNTLDMIAIDKQNEAHIVSTESVDNALDETLRQNDISTMHLIQSPKQNNTLNIISKQNESLPVLAIPNPQSHENYSSQIIQVSGSDISMDVMTEQTLKEERDQDEQDTLVGTSQEGTAHVIQVVQYQQHESDDGEDFTCEICEETFADKNMLKEHIKVHI; via the coding sequence ATGGAAACTCACGAGAGCGAACAGTACGTGACGTTTCCTCTTGACAGTGTACATGATGCCATACAAGAGAATATGATATCTCATGAGGAGATATGTGAACCTGTCGAATGCGTTGACGAATGTGTCCTCCAAGAGGACCTTACGGAAGTCTCAGTCAGTAACGCTAACAATACTGATATTGCTGAGTCGCATGAAGCTGTTGAAATTCTTACGGAACAGTCAGATGAAGAAGATGACAATCAGGTGGTATACCCAATGTACATCAAGCAAGAGGAGCAGCAGCAGTACACATCAGGTGACGATGAATCCATGGCTGTGGAAGCTTTGCGTCAATTGGGTGGTATGTATCCATGCTTCGAAAACAAGAAAATCAGCTGTCCAATTTGTAAGTGTCTCTTTACTCAAGAAGAGATGGTTGAACATCAATCTGTATGTACAGTGTCTAAACTATCCTGCATCACTTGCGGTGAGAGATTTGAAAGAAAGATTGATTTGAATAATCATATGGTATGTCATCAGGTGGATCGTCCTCATGCGTGCAGAACATGTGGCAATTTGTTTCGTTCTAAAAGCAGTCTGCAAGCACATATGCTGCAGGTACATCAGGTCGAACGTCCACACAAATGCACTATCTGTGGCTTGGACTTTCAGAGGCCCTCCAGCTTATCTAACCACATGAAGATACATACGTATGTTGCAGGACGAGCGATCATGCAATCACAgggaaataatatatctcaatCAGTGGAAACATTTAGGAAGTGGCCAGAGAATGCGTCTGATTCACAAAATACATCTCAAATGCCATCTTCATCTGTTCAAtctatacaaaattatgatgTATGTCAAGTTCAATGGCCAGTTTCATCATACAATTTTCATAACGAACAATCGACAGTTACCACAATATCGAATCATCAGGAGAAGATGGATACGCTACAAGAATTCACGGTAATGCCTAATGGTGAAGTGACACAATTCAGCGAGTATACTGAGCAAAACAATATCAGTAATCCAGTCAATAATAGTCAACACtacgatatatcgataaattcgtTTAATACTCCCGACGGAATAGTCAAAGTCGAGACGCTTTCGTATAATAATGCgaacaaaaaaagttatggaaaaattgaaacaaacaGCAGTAAGCACTACGCGTGCAAGCATTGCGGAGTCAATTTTTCACGCGCGACCGCATTGGCATCTCATGAGAAGATTCACACTTCTAAAAACTGGAACATGCCAATCGAGTGCGAATACTGCGACAAACAGTTTCAAAACGGAAATCATTTAGCGAATCATCAGATCACTTGTGCCAAGAAGATAATGCAAAACAATATAGAGCAAGGCGTGCCTAACAGTAAGTGGGGCAAACATGCTTGTTCCGAGTGCGGAAAAAAATTCACGACTAAGCAGAAAATGTTTCGTCATCAGTGGATCCATCGGAAAAAGACACACTCATGCGAAGTATGCGGTTTGCAGTTTGAGAAGCAAAACGAGCTGGACGAGCATAGATTGTCTGCGCATCCCGGAGATTCGCCATTCACTTGCACTGAATGTGGAAAGAGCTTCGTGTCGCGACAAGGTCTCTGGGAGCACGGTAGAACGCATGCCGGAAGTCCGGCGCATTTTCAATGCGACACTTGCTCGAAAACCTTTTCGTCTCGCCAAGGATATTTAATACACAATCGTACGCATACTGGGGAACGACCGTATGGCTGCAAGTTTTGTTGGAAAGCGTTTCGAGATGGTGGGACCTTGAGGAAGCACGAACGGATTCACACCGGAGAAAGACCGCATGTGTGTCCGTTATGCTCGAGGGCTTTTAATCAGAAAGTAGTCTTGCGTGAACACGTTCGATGGGTCCACGCCGCGGGAAAGAACGAGACAGAAGCGAGCAGTCCTCCGTATCCATGTCCCCTGTGCGGTGCTCTAAATCAAGACCGCGATGAACTCTGCGCGCACATCGTTAAGCATTCGGATCAGATGATAGCCGAGGCAAAGGCGAAGACTAACAACGAGACCTCTCCAAAGTCGAAATCAACGAAGAAGAAATCATCGAAATCAACATCATTGTGTAACGCGCGGGCAAAGCAAAATGCTGCCTTGGAGCATTTCATCTCCAAGACAGAGCAAAATGAAGCCTTATTATCCATTACTGATACATCTGATAAATCAGACGATTTGCACGTTATGAACGAGAAGCAGAATAATACCTTTGTTGTGGTTACCACGGAAAAACGTAACGACGGTTTTATAGCGATATCCGAGCTTAAGCACAGCAACATACGGTTCATTGTGGAAGGCAAGGAAGATGAGAACATTCACGTACTTCAAGTGGATCAGAATCACCGAAATACTCTTGATATGATAGCTATAGATAAGCAAAACGAGGCACACATTGTATCGACAGAATCCGTAGACAATGCGCTCGATGAAACGCTCAGACAAAACGATATATCCACAATGCACTTAATTCAATCTCCTAAACAGAATAAtactctaaatataatatcgaaacAGAACGAATCGCTACCTGTTCTAGCGATACCGAATCCCCAGAGCCACGAAAATTATTCCAGCCAAATCATACAAGTGAGCGGTAGCGATATATCTATGGATGTAATGACTGAGCAAACCttaaaagaggaaagagaTCAAGATGAACAAGATACTTTAGTAGGAACATCTCAGGAAGGGACTGCTCATGTTATCCAAGTTGTACAGTATCAACAACATGAGAGTGATGATGGAGAGGATTTTACTTGTGAGATCTGCGAGGAAACTTTTGCTGACAAAAATATGCTGAAAGAACATATTAAGGTTCACATATAA
- the LOC126859242 gene encoding tyrosine decarboxylase-like: MNIDEFRVRGKEMIEYICEYIRTLEGRRVTANVDPGYLRHLIPKEAPLKPESWDAIMRDVDGKIMPGITHWQHPRFHAYFPSGNSFPSILGDLLSDAIGCIGFSWAASPACTELETIVLDWYAKAIDLPAEFLSEQKSGGGVIQGSASECILVTMLAARTQAIKMLKEQEPNTEDSAFLPKLVAYCSTESHSCVEKAAMISLVKLRILEPDDKAALRGRRLESAIREDVANGLVPFYVSTTLGTTGSCAFDNLVEIGPVCKLYPNIWLHVDGAYAGNAFICPEMRPFMAGIEHADSFNTNPNKWLLVNFDCSCLWVRNRMKLTSALVVDPLYLQHARSGESIDYRHWGIPLSRRFRALKLWFVMRSYGISGLQKYIRNHIRLAKRFEAHLKKDRRFEILNDVRVGLVCFRLKESEEMNQELLANINASGRLHMIPARVMGKYILRFCVTKEDATEEDIDYALSVIEEHATEVMLAHYEGTEDEYRAKGPKSPAALDKKLVRKFSFTRSVTRDVYKKSISKSSLHDGATPIMVVDDNSQVDTIDDDRFCNSRS, translated from the exons ATGAACATCGATGAATTCCGTGTGCGCGGTAAGGAGATGATCGAATACATCTGCGAGTACATTCGCACGCTGGAGGGCAGGAGGGTGACGGCGAACGTCGATCCTGGCTATTTGAGACATTTGATCCCAAAAGAAGCGCCTCTTAAACCGGAATCATGGGACGCCATCATGAGAGACGTCGACGGCAAAATAATGCCCGGA ATCACCCACTGGCAGCATCCGCGATTTCACGCCTACTTCCCGTCTGGCAACTCGTTCCCCTCGATCCTCGGTGATCTGCTGTCAGACGCGATCGGCTGCATCGGTTTTTCATGGGCGGCTAGTCCAGCTTGTACTGAACTTGAAACTATCGTGCTAGATTGGTATGCTAAAGCAATCGACCTGCCAGCCGAATTCCTGTCGGAGCAGAAAAGCGGTGGTGGCGTGATTCAGGGCTCGGCCTCTGAATGTATTCTGGTGACGATGCTGGCGGCGCGCACGCAGGCAATTAAGATGCTGAAAGAGCAGGAACCCAATACGGAGGATTCGGCGTTCCTGCCAAAATTGGTGGCCTACTGTTCTACGGAGTCGCATTCGTGCGTCGAGAAAGCAGCGATGATCAGCCTGGTGAAGCTGCGGATACTCGAGCCGGACGACAAAGCCGCCTTGCGCGGTAGACGGCTCGAATCAGCCATCAGGGAAGACGTGGCGAATGGCTTAGTGCCGTTTTACGTATCCACTACTCTGGGTACTACCGGATCCTGCGCCTTTGACAATCTCGTAGAGATCGGGCCTGTATGCAAGCTGTATCCCAACATCTGGCTGCACGTGGATGGCGCTTACGCTGGTAACGCCTTCATTTGTCCGGAAATGAGACCATTCATGGCCGGCATCGAGCATGCTGATTCCTTTAATACGAATCCAAACAAGTGGTTGCTAGTGAATTTTGATTGTTCTTGTCTATGGGTGCGTAATCGAATGAAGCTCACGTCTGCATTAGTCGTCGATCCGCTTTATCTTCAACATGCTCGCTCAGGAGAATCAATCGACTATCGTCATTGGGGCATTCCGCTCAGCAGACGATTCCGGGCGTTGAAGCTCTGGTTCGTCATGAGGTCGTACGGCATCAGCGGTTTACAAAAGTACATCAGGAATCACATAAGACTGGCGAAGAGATTTGAAGCGCATTTGAAGAAAGACAGGCGTTTTGAAATCTTGAATGACGTGCGAGTCGGGCTGGTGTGTTTCAGATTGAAAGAGAGCGAAGAAATGAATCAAGAATTGTTAGCCAACATTAATGCGTCCGGTCGGCTGCACATGATACCAGCTCGTGTAATGGGCAAATATATCTTGCGCTTCTGTGTGACGAAAGAGGATGCGACTGAAGAAGATATTGATTACGCGCTCAGCGTGATCGAAGAGCATGCCACGGAAGTAATGCTGGCACACTACGAAGGCACGGAAGATGAGTACAGAGCGAAGGGTCCAAAGAGTCCGGCTGCCCTCGACAAGAAACTCGTTCGAAAGTTCAGTTTTACCAGAAGCGTTACCAGAGACGTCTACAAGAAATCCATCTCCAAGTCTAGCCTACACGATGGCGCGACACCCATCATGGTCGTCGATGACAACTCGCAAGTCGATACCATCGACGATGATCGTTTCTGCAACAGCAG ATCGTGA
- the LOC126859302 gene encoding peptidyl-prolyl cis-trans isomerase H, translated as MPTWNQIQAQLRNPNNPVVFFDVSVGTTEIGRMIFELFEDVCPKTSENFRQFCTGEYRKDGVPLGFKGAIFHRVIKDFMIQGGDFVNGDGTGVLSIYSGGTFPDENFTLKHDSPGLLSMANSGKDTNGCQFFITCAKCNFLDGKHVVFGRVIDGLLVMRKVENVPTGPNNKPKIPVTISQCGQM; from the coding sequence ATGCCTACGTGGAACCAGATTCAGGCTCAGCTGCGAAATCCCAACAATCCGGTTGTTTTCTTCGACGTATCAGTAGGCACCACAGAGATTGGTCGTATGATCTTCGAGCTGTTCGAGGATGTGTGCCCGAAGACATCAGAGAATTTCCGGCAATTCTGCACTGGTGAATACAGGAAAGATGGTGTTCCGCTGGGTTTTAAAGGTGCCATCTTCCACAGAGTGATCAAAGATTTTATGATACAAGGCGGCGATTTCGTCAACGGTGATGGTACTGGAGTGTTGAGTATCTACAGCGGTGGAACATTCCCAGACGAGAACTTCACTCTGAAGCATGACTCACCTGGTCTATTGTCTATGGCCAATAGCGGCAAGGATACCAATGGCTGCcagttttttattacatgtgcCAAGTGCAACTTTTTGGATGGCAAGCACGTTGTCTTTGGCAGAGTGATTGATGGTTTGCTCGTCATGAGAAAAGTGGAAAATGTTCCTACTGGACCAAATAATAAGCCAAAAATTCCAGTTACGATATCTCAGTGTGGACAAATGTAG
- the LOC126859303 gene encoding transmembrane protein 11 homolog, mitochondrial, with protein MVDEAGDRDESSNVAIIREVYDSENAHETFEYELERALESECSLIVIEPSKLGDETSRWIAVGNCLHKTAALSGLAAIVTGVLWGDRPYICGPLGFTAVITCGLYTVSWQFDPCCQYQVETDTSKLPHVELLAVLGPSSPTFLVRKDDSRRRILHTTITLAALSITAWRVYQAFK; from the exons ATGGTAGATGAAGCTGGTGACAG AGATGAGTCCTCTAATGTTGCCATTATCAGAGAGGTATATGACAGTGAGAATGCTCATGAGACATTTGAATACGAGTTAGAGAGAGCATTAGAATCAGAATGCAGTTTAATTGTTATCGAACCATCGAAATTAGGTGATGAAACCTCTAGATGGATAGCAGTGGGAAATTGTCTTCACAAGACCGCTGCATTGTCAGGTCTTGCTGCAATCGTCACAG GAGTACTTTGGGGCGATCGACCATACATTTGTGGTCCACTAGGTTTTACGGCAGTTATAACCTGTGGATTATATACAGTCTCTTGGCAATTTGATCCTTGTTGCCAATATCAAGTAGAGACTGATACCAGTAAATTACCACATGTAGAGCTGTTAGCTGTTCTAGGTCCTTCGTCTCCCACATTTCTTGTAAGAAAAGATGATTCGAGGAGACGGATTCTTCATACAACTATTACATTGGCAGCTCTCAGCATTACTGCCTGGAGAGTGTACCAGGCGTTTAAATGA